The stretch of DNA ATAAAAAATAAATTTGCCACAGATTAAAATAACTCAATAAGTGCCTCTAATCCTTAACATAGAAACCGCAACAAATATTTGTTCTGTTGCATTATCAGAAAAAGAAAATATTATTTCCTTTCGTGAAACAAGTATCGAAAATTCACATTCATCTTTATTGACAGTATTTATAGAAGAAATATTTAAGGAAGCAAAATTAAAATTATCAGACATTGATGCAGTTTCCATAAGCAAAGGACCAGGTTCATTCACCGGACTTCGTATTGGTGTTTCAACAGCAAAGGGATTGTGCTATGCACTCGAAAAACCATTACTTTCAGTAAATACACTGAAAGCAATGACCTTTGGTATTATAAAAAATAATAAAGATAAAAATGCTTTATACTGTCCCATGCTTGATGCACGAAGAATGGAAGTTTACACTGCTTTATTCAATTCAAACCTCGAAGAAGTTGAACCTACTAATGCCAAAATAATTGACGAAAAATCTTTTTCTGATATTCTATTAAAAACGAAAATTCTTTTTTTTGGTAGTGGAGCAAATAAATGCAAGGATTTTTATAAAGATACTAAGAATGCTGTTTTTATTCATGATTTCAACGCATCGGCAAAATATATGGCAGGGTTATCTTATCAAAAATTTCTTAAAAAAGAATTTGAAAATGTCGCCTATTTCGAACCGTATTATTTGAAAGATTTTTTTGCAACAACTCCGAAAGATAAGTTAGCGTAATTTTAATCGTTAGTAAAAAATTAAAATGTTTGTTGTTTGTAGTTTGTCGTTACGCTCAATTTTCCTCGTAACTCGTGATTTGTAGCTCGCAACCACACTTAAAAATCAATAAACAGGTTAGGTTAGTACCCATATTTTTCTTTCCACAATTTTTTCAATCTTTCTCTTATTTCATTTTCGCGGGGGTTGTTCTGGGGTTCATAAAATTTTTTACCTTTTATTTTTTCGGGTAAAAATTCCTGAGTTGCAAAGTTGTTGTCGAAGTCGTGAGCATATTTATAATCTTTTCCGTAACCAATATCTTTCATTAAGTTTGTAGGAGCATTGCGGATATGCAGAGGCACAGGCAAATCGCCATTTTCGCTGCATGCTCTTTTTGCATCAAGAATTGCCATATATGAAGCATTGCTCTTTGGTGAAGATGCAAGATATATCGCAGTTTGCGAAAGTATAAGCTGACATTCGGGATAGCCGATTACATTAACCGCCTGAAAACAATTATTAGCAAGTAAAAGTGCATTCGGATTTGCATTTCCGATATCTTCCGAAGCAAGTATTAACATTCTGCGAGCAATAAATTTCGGGTCTTCACCACCTTCAATCATTCTTGCCAAATAATAAACCGCAGCGTTGGGGTCGCTGCCTCGCATTGATTTTATGAATGCCGAAATTATATCGTAATGCTGCTCGCCGCCTTTATCGTACAATGCAATATTCTGCTGAACATATTTCAACACTTTTTCGTTTGTAACAATAATTTCTTTTGCATTTTCGGAATTAACAAAAAGCTCAAAAGCATTTAAAAGTTTTCTGGCATCGCCACCAGAAAGCCGCATTAATGCTTCATATTCCTCTACTTTTATTTTTTTATTCTTTTGTTGTTCCTCTTCGGCAACTGCAATTTCAAGTAATTTCAGCAAATCATCTTTTTCAAGCGATTTTAAAATATAAACCTGACAACGCGACAAAAGTGGCGATATTACTTCAAAAGAAGGGTTTTCGGTTGTGGCACCTATTAAAGTGATTATTCCTTTTTCAACTGCACCGAGCAGTGAATCCTGCTGGGCTTTATTAAAGCGGTGGATTTCATCAATAAATAAAATTGAATTTTTTTCTGTCTTTGCCGTTTCAATAACTTCGCGAACATCTTTAACACCGGAGCTTATAGCACTTAAAGTATGGAAAGGACGCTCAAGTATTTTTGAAATAATAAAAGCAAGCGTAGTTTTGCCCACTCCCGGCGGTCCCCAGAAAATCATCGAAGGAATATTGCCCGATAATATTGATTTCTGCAAAATAGCTCCTTCACCGACAAGATGTTTTTGCCCGATAAATTTTTCAAGAGTGTCGGGACGCAGTCGTTCGGCAAGAGGTGAAAGGTTGTTCATTGTTATTTTAATAATTTTTATTAAAATATAAAATTACAAAAAAATCAATGATTATTTACTGCCTGCTATAAATTTTATTTATTTACCGTTTACTTATTCATTTCTACCGAAAACTGATTTGTACTTGTAATCGGGATTTTTATTCTTTATTTTTATAAGAAAACTCAAATAAAAGAAGTTGTTAAAATACAATCAAAAGAGGTTTTATCAAAAGTAAAATTTTAGTATTTTTTTCTCTGCGGTTCTCTGCGATTACTCGGTGAATCTCTGTGTAACAATAAAATAAAAAATTACACAGAGAGCCACAGAGAATGCACAGAGTTACACAGAGTACTTTTGAGGCACCCTTTTTTAATATCCAATAATCAAAGTTTTTCCCGAGTAATGAAATTTTGAAACGTTAAGTACTAATTTTATGCTATTAATAAAAAGTTAATAAAAAATCCTTTCCGTTCCTTCTTTCAAGTTTTATAATAACTAATTTTGTTAATTACAGTAATTCTCAAATTTAGAATGAACGAATATTATAATTCATCCAAGGAATTTCTTAACCTTAATTTTCTCGAAAATTCAACTTTTGATTGTTTGATTTTTTTCCTGATTATTATTTGCGGAATTATTTTTAGGAAACTTATTTCGAAGTTGCTAAGCTCCATACTTTACAGGTTCTTTAAAAAGTA from Bacteroidales bacterium encodes:
- the tsaB gene encoding tRNA (adenosine(37)-N6)-threonylcarbamoyltransferase complex dimerization subunit type 1 TsaB produces the protein MPLILNIETATNICSVALSEKENIISFRETSIENSHSSLLTVFIEEIFKEAKLKLSDIDAVSISKGPGSFTGLRIGVSTAKGLCYALEKPLLSVNTLKAMTFGIIKNNKDKNALYCPMLDARRMEVYTALFNSNLEEVEPTNAKIIDEKSFSDILLKTKILFFGSGANKCKDFYKDTKNAVFIHDFNASAKYMAGLSYQKFLKKEFENVAYFEPYYLKDFFATTPKDKLA
- a CDS encoding replication-associated recombination protein A, whose amino-acid sequence is MNNLSPLAERLRPDTLEKFIGQKHLVGEGAILQKSILSGNIPSMIFWGPPGVGKTTLAFIISKILERPFHTLSAISSGVKDVREVIETAKTEKNSILFIDEIHRFNKAQQDSLLGAVEKGIITLIGATTENPSFEVISPLLSRCQVYILKSLEKDDLLKLLEIAVAEEEQQKNKKIKVEEYEALMRLSGGDARKLLNAFELFVNSENAKEIIVTNEKVLKYVQQNIALYDKGGEQHYDIISAFIKSMRGSDPNAAVYYLARMIEGGEDPKFIARRMLILASEDIGNANPNALLLANNCFQAVNVIGYPECQLILSQTAIYLASSPKSNASYMAILDAKRACSENGDLPVPLHIRNAPTNLMKDIGYGKDYKYAHDFDNNFATQEFLPEKIKGKKFYEPQNNPRENEIRERLKKLWKEKYGY